CACCCGCCGCACCCGCCGCAGCCACCGGCACGGGCACGGCCCCGGACGTCCACCCGGGCGCGCCCGGCGCCGACACCGCCCCCACGGGAACCCCCGGACCGGGAACGGCCGAAACCCCGGCCTCGGTACGGGCCATGGCCGCCTGGGCCACGCCCCCGGACCGGAATACGCCCCCGGCCGCAGGCCCGGCCCCGGGCCACGAACCCGCCACCGTCCCCGGCCAGGGGAACACACCGGGTACCGCTCCGATCCCGGACCAGAACCCCCGCCTCCTCAACGGAGTAGCCGCCTTCGACCCCGACCTCTTCGGCCTGGACCCCGCCACCGCCGCCGCGCTCGATCCGCAGGAGCGGCTGCTGTTGGAGAGCGCCCGGCAGGTGCTGGAGGGCGCCGGTTACGCCGGGGCCCGCCTCGACGCCCTCGGCTCCCCCGACGGCGCCACCGCGTCCCGCAGCGTCGGCGTCTTCACCGCCGTCACCTCCCACGACTACTCCCTGCTGGCCCCCGCGGGGACCCCGTACGGCGACCCCGCCGGGCGGCTCTCCCGGCTGCTGGACCTGCGCGGCCCCAGCCAGAGCGTGGACACCGGCGCCTCCTCCTTCCTGACCGCCGTGCACCACGCGCTGGCCGCCCTGCGCGCGGGCGAGTGCGCGGCCGCCCTCGTCGGCGCCGCCGAACTGCGCCTGCACCCCGGCCGCCTGCGCCCCGGTGACGGCGAGGGGGTCGCCGCCGTCCTGCTGCGCCCGCTGTCCGCCGCCCGCGCGGACGGAGACCGGGTTCAGGCCGTGGTCCTGTCCAGCGCGGTCGGCCACCCGGGTCGCGGTCCGCACGCCCCGCTGCGGGAGCGCCTCGCCCAACGGGCCCTGGCCACCGCCCGGATCCCCGCCGCCGCCGTCGCCCTGACCGAGGACTCCCGCAGCGCGGCGCGCTCCGTGGGCCGGGCCGGGGCCGCGACCGGCGCGGCCGCGCTCGCCCGGGCCGTCTTGCAGCTGCGCCACGCCACCCTGCTCCCGGACCCGGCGCGCTCCGGCGGCCGGGCCCAGCCCGCCCCCTGGCCGGCCGGTGCGCCCCGCCGCGCCCTGGTCGGCGTACACGAGGACGGCGAGCCGCAGGCCGTCCTCGTCCTGGCGGAGGCCCCGGCCCCGGCACCCGCCCCGGAACAACCCGCCCCGGAGCCCGGCGGCGGCCCCCGCCTGGTGCTGCTGTCGGCGCCCACCCCCGCGCACCTCACCGCCACCGCCGGGCGGCTCGCCCGCTGGCTGACCTCCCCCGCCGGGGCCGCCCGCGGCGCGGTCTGCGATCTGGACGCGGTGGCGGGCGAACTGCGCTCCGGCCGGGCCCCGATGGACTGCCGCCTCGCCGTCGTCGCCACCGACGTGCCGGAGCTGGCGAGCGCCCTGGCCGCCTTCGCCGCGCCCGGCGGGCTCCCGGAGGCGGACGGCCTCCCGTACGCGCCCCCCGTCCGCAGCGCGGACCTCCGCACCGCGCACGCCCGTGACCCGCTGCTGCTGGGCGATCTCGGCGAGACCCGCGCGTACGTCGACGCCCTCTGGCGGGGCGACCGGCTGGAGCAGCTGACCCGGCTGTGGCTGGCCGGGGTCGACGTCCTGGTCACCGACACGGCACCCGGCGCCGGCCCGCGGCCCGTCCTCGACCTGCCGACGACCGCGTCCCGCCCCCGCCCCTTCTGGCTGCCCGCCCCGCCGGATACGGCCCGCGCCGAGCGGGGAGACCTCGCATGAACGCCGCCACGACGGTGAACGCCGCGACGGTGACCAGCGCCACGACGGCAACCAGCGCCCCGCGAGCGCCCGGCGGCACCAACCGGCAGCAACTGGTCGAGGCGGCCGCCGCCCAGGGCCCCACCGCCGAGGCGGTCACCCTGTGGCTGTGCCCCAACGACGAGGTCAGTCCGGCCCTGGCCAGTCTGCTGGCCGGGCACTGGCTGGACGCCCACGAGCACAAGACCGCGGGCAAGTTCCTCTTCGAGCGGGACCGCAGCCAGTACCTGATCGCCCACACGCTGGTGCGCCGCGCCCTGTCCCTGGAGGCGGGCCTGTCCGAGGCCGAGCTGGTCATCTGGCGCTCCGCCCGCGGGCGGCCGTTCCTGCGGCCCTCCCCCGACGCCCTGCCGCGCGGCGGCGCCCAGCTGGACTTCAACCTCTCGCACGCGGGCGGCTACAACCTGCTCGGCATCGTGCGCCACCAGCGCATCGGCGTGGACGTGGAGCGGATGGACGACCGCGACGCCCAGGCCATCACCACCATCGTGCGCACCTTCGCGCCCGAGGAGCGCGACTGGGTGGACACCCTGCCCCCGGGGCGCGAGCGCGACCGGCGCGCGCTGCGCGTGTGGACGCTCAAGGAGGCGTACTCCAAGGCCCGCGGCCTGGGTCTCGGACTGCCCTTCGACAGCTTCGTGTTCACGATGGACGACGAGCGCGGTGTGCGCGCCTTCGCCCCGCCGGAGGACGACACGGCCCGCCCCTGGTGGTTCATCGAGCTGGAGCCGGTCCCCGGCGTCCTGGTCGCCGTCGCGGTCCCCGCCGACCCCGGGCAGGACGCGGTGATCCAGCTGAACCACGGCTTCCCGTGGAGCCGCAGCGCCCCCCAGAGTTTTCCGCTCCCGGATCCGGTCGGCGGAATCCAGGCATCCGTTCCCGCGTGACACCCCGGACAGCCCCCGAACACCCCCGGAACACTCCTCGAATCCTTTACCGATAATTTGGAAACATTCGCGGATCTTCTCGCGCCCCGGAAAGTTGATCTATATCTCTCCAGCTTTCCCCGGACATCCGCCCGTAACATCATCCAGCCCGCCCTGACCTGCAAAGAGGCTGAATCCATCCCGTACTGATGGGACGCCATGGAAAGGCGCTCAAGGACCACTACAGGAAATAGAGAAAGACCTGTGGCCCCCGCTAGCGTGCCTGGAGCGGGGGCGGATTTCTGCCCACCGGATGGAAAAGACAAGGAACTCGACGAGTACGGAGGAGACCGTGAGGATTCAGGTTCTGGGTCCGTTGAGTGCCGAGGTCAACGGGGGATCCATCGTTCCGACCGCGGGTAAACCACGGCAGGTTCTGTCACTGCTCGCGCTCTATCCGGGGCGCGTCATGCCGGTCCCCACCCTCATGGAGGAGATCTGGGGGACCCAGCCGCCGCAGAGCGCGCTGACCACCCTCCAGACGTACATCCTCCAGTTACGCAGACGCCTGGGCACCGCGATGGGCCCCGACGCGCCCGGTGGCGCCAAAGAGGTACTGGCCACCCGGCACGGCGGCTACCTGCTGCAGATCCCCGAAGAGAGCGTCGACGTACACGATTACGAGCGCCTGATCCGCGAGGGCCAGACGGCCTTCGAGACGGGCGACAGCCAGGTCTCGGCGGCCCGCTTCAAGGCCGCGCTGGACCTGTGGCGCGGACCGGCCCTGGTCGACGTACGCGTGGGACCGATCCTCGACATCGAGGTGATGCGCCTGGAGGAGAGCCGGCTCGTCACCGTGGAACGGCGGATCGACGCCGACCTGCGCCTCGGCCGGCACGCCGAACTCATCGCCGAACTCACCGAACTGACCGCGCGCCACCCCCAGCACGAGGGACTGCACTCCCAGGTGATGGTCGCGCTCTACCGCTCGGGCCGACAGGCCTCGGCACTGGAGGTGTACCGCAAGCTGCGCATGCGGCTGATCGAGGACCTGGGCGTGGAGCCCTCCCCGCAGTTGCAGCGCCTGCACCAGGCGATGCTGTCCGTGGACCCGCAGCTCGACGTCTTCGCGGGCCCCCGGCACACCTCGACCTTCGACCTCTTCGCCGCCTGAGGACCCGCCCCGGGCCGGTACGCGCACCTCCTGGCCGGTACGCGCGTACCCCCGGGGCGGCTCCGCCACCCGTGCCGGGCCTCTCGAAGGCCTCTCCAGCCCCGGTCCAGCCGGGGCGCGGACAGTGATGGGTCATCACCGGCCCGCCGCTTGGGGTGCCGTTCGGAGCCAGGAGGTCGCACGTGCCCATCCTGAGGTACCTGGAGAACCCGCTCGACGACCTGCTGCGGCGGGCCGCGGCGCGCGGGGGTGACGCACCGGCCGTCACCACCGCCCGTACCACCCTCACCTTCGCCGCAATCGACCGGGAAGCAGACCGGATCGCGCACGTCGTACGCCGCCTCGCGTCCCGGCCCGGCGCCGTGGTCGCGGCGGCCGCGAACCTGGACGCGGTGTTCCCCGCCGTCTACTACGGCACGATCCGCAGCGGCCACCTGCTGGCCCTCGTCGATCCGCTGACCGGTCCGGCCGCCCTGCACGAGATCCTCACCACGGCCGGAGCCGAGATCGCCTTCGTGCCCACGGCCCTCGCCGAGCTGCTGGTCAAGATGGAGGACCAGCTGCCGCACCTGCGCACGATCGTGGTGACGGACGCGGTCGGCGAAGTGGCCCCCGGCTCGTCCCTGGCACTGTCCACGGTGCTTGCGTCCGCGCCGCACACCCCACTGCGGACCGGCCCCCCGATCGACGTGGACTCCGTGGCCTGCCTCCACTTCACCCCGCACACGAGCCCGCACACGGGGTCGCCGGGCATGGCATGGCGAGCGATCCGTTTCAGCCACCGCAACCTCATCGCGGGCGCCGCCCAAACGGCCATCGCCCAGAACCTGGACTCCGGTTCGGTCATCGTGAACCACTTGCCCCTCTACCATCCCGCCCACCTCAACGCCGCCGTGCACGCGGGCGCCTGGCAGGTGCTGTGCGCCGATCCGGCGCCCTGGGCCGGGATCGCGCTCGCCGCGCGGGTGGGCGCGGACCACTACCACGGGCTCGCGAGCCGGCTGACCCGGCTGGCCGCCGACCGCCGCTTCGCACCCGGACACCCGGACCTGCCCGGCCCGCACCTGCGCG
The window above is part of the Streptomyces sp. NBC_00536 genome. Proteins encoded here:
- a CDS encoding AfsR/SARP family transcriptional regulator, producing MRIQVLGPLSAEVNGGSIVPTAGKPRQVLSLLALYPGRVMPVPTLMEEIWGTQPPQSALTTLQTYILQLRRRLGTAMGPDAPGGAKEVLATRHGGYLLQIPEESVDVHDYERLIREGQTAFETGDSQVSAARFKAALDLWRGPALVDVRVGPILDIEVMRLEESRLVTVERRIDADLRLGRHAELIAELTELTARHPQHEGLHSQVMVALYRSGRQASALEVYRKLRMRLIEDLGVEPSPQLQRLHQAMLSVDPQLDVFAGPRHTSTFDLFAA
- a CDS encoding beta-ketoacyl [acyl carrier protein] synthase domain-containing protein, producing MAAWATPPDRNTPPAAGPAPGHEPATVPGQGNTPGTAPIPDQNPRLLNGVAAFDPDLFGLDPATAAALDPQERLLLESARQVLEGAGYAGARLDALGSPDGATASRSVGVFTAVTSHDYSLLAPAGTPYGDPAGRLSRLLDLRGPSQSVDTGASSFLTAVHHALAALRAGECAAALVGAAELRLHPGRLRPGDGEGVAAVLLRPLSAARADGDRVQAVVLSSAVGHPGRGPHAPLRERLAQRALATARIPAAAVALTEDSRSAARSVGRAGAATGAAALARAVLQLRHATLLPDPARSGGRAQPAPWPAGAPRRALVGVHEDGEPQAVLVLAEAPAPAPAPEQPAPEPGGGPRLVLLSAPTPAHLTATAGRLARWLTSPAGAARGAVCDLDAVAGELRSGRAPMDCRLAVVATDVPELASALAAFAAPGGLPEADGLPYAPPVRSADLRTAHARDPLLLGDLGETRAYVDALWRGDRLEQLTRLWLAGVDVLVTDTAPGAGPRPVLDLPTTASRPRPFWLPAPPDTARAERGDLA
- a CDS encoding 4'-phosphopantetheinyl transferase family protein; amino-acid sequence: MNAATTVNAATVTSATTATSAPRAPGGTNRQQLVEAAAAQGPTAEAVTLWLCPNDEVSPALASLLAGHWLDAHEHKTAGKFLFERDRSQYLIAHTLVRRALSLEAGLSEAELVIWRSARGRPFLRPSPDALPRGGAQLDFNLSHAGGYNLLGIVRHQRIGVDVERMDDRDAQAITTIVRTFAPEERDWVDTLPPGRERDRRALRVWTLKEAYSKARGLGLGLPFDSFVFTMDDERGVRAFAPPEDDTARPWWFIELEPVPGVLVAVAVPADPGQDAVIQLNHGFPWSRSAPQSFPLPDPVGGIQASVPA
- a CDS encoding class I adenylate-forming enzyme family protein; protein product: MPILRYLENPLDDLLRRAAARGGDAPAVTTARTTLTFAAIDREADRIAHVVRRLASRPGAVVAAAANLDAVFPAVYYGTIRSGHLLALVDPLTGPAALHEILTTAGAEIAFVPTALAELLVKMEDQLPHLRTIVVTDAVGEVAPGSSLALSTVLASAPHTPLRTGPPIDVDSVACLHFTPHTSPHTGSPGMAWRAIRFSHRNLIAGAAQTAIAQNLDSGSVIVNHLPLYHPAHLNAAVHAGAWQVLCADPAPWAGIALAARVGADHYHGLASRLTRLAADRRFAPGHPDLPGPHLRAVLSGGTPLEPATARRLRDVLGAPVLQGYGLSEVCTLSHHQVPGSRPDLGAVGVPLPGTECRVVAPAGREPVAVWSTGEVEIRGPQLTAGCGADGWLSTGDVGYLDEDGGLYVVDRLGSVFTCDDVLIAPSLIERVIAEDPRVAECVVADWPDPARGALVWAGIVLRPGVPTHTPLLLLDTLDSIAEQANARLSSGERIRRLEALDTIPRTPTGTPARHHIRTRLQALSTAETTT